One window of Brevibacterium pigmentatum genomic DNA carries:
- a CDS encoding DUF3566 domain-containing protein, which translates to MSDSKQPGSGKIIRTSSGSTRLTAGSSKSDEKSAATSGSGSKSGSGANQGSGSGRGSSGQNSQNATVVAPPAPKASPKPNRAPSAGSTPSAHTGSQGSGAQTGSQGVGAPASGSQGSGSQGSSGGNRGATSVMGNAANTVRASSGSVKMGVKNMVEGGKGKKKKGPRTVRLTVSAVDPWSVMKMSFLMSVAIGIATIVAFIVLWVVLQATGVMSGLESTMSELAGAESAERIIGIFGFGRVVAAGFIIAVINIVLMTALSTLAAFIYNIGSLIAGGFSLTLTDD; encoded by the coding sequence GTGAGCGATAGCAAACAGCCAGGCTCAGGCAAGATCATACGCACGTCGAGCGGCTCGACCCGTCTGACGGCCGGATCGTCGAAGTCGGACGAGAAGTCGGCTGCAACATCCGGATCGGGTTCGAAGTCCGGGTCCGGCGCGAATCAGGGATCCGGGTCCGGTCGCGGCTCCTCGGGTCAGAACAGCCAGAACGCCACCGTCGTCGCACCTCCCGCACCGAAGGCTTCGCCGAAGCCCAACCGCGCGCCCTCGGCCGGATCGACGCCATCGGCCCACACCGGATCTCAAGGATCGGGTGCCCAGACCGGTTCCCAGGGGGTCGGAGCACCGGCCTCCGGATCGCAGGGATCAGGCTCCCAGGGATCGAGCGGCGGCAACCGCGGCGCCACCTCGGTGATGGGAAATGCCGCGAACACCGTCCGCGCGAGCTCCGGCAGCGTGAAGATGGGTGTGAAGAACATGGTCGAGGGCGGAAAGGGCAAGAAGAAAAAGGGCCCCCGCACCGTCCGCCTCACCGTCTCCGCGGTCGACCCGTGGTCGGTCATGAAGATGTCGTTCCTCATGTCCGTGGCGATCGGCATCGCCACCATCGTCGCGTTCATCGTGCTGTGGGTCGTGCTGCAGGCGACCGGTGTGATGAGCGGCCTCGAGTCGACCATGAGTGAGCTTGCCGGCGCGGAGTCGGCCGAGCGGATCATCGGCATCTTCGGCTTCGGCCGAGTCGTCGCTGCCGGCTTCATCATCGCGGTCATCAACATCGTGCTGATGACGGCGCTGTCGACCCTGGCGGCTTTCATCTACAACATCGGCTCCCTCATCGCCGGCGGATTCAGCCTCACCCTCACCGACGACTGA
- a CDS encoding DUF721 domain-containing protein, with protein MSGIERDYSTPVAALEALDRVRRMEVTEAKFVRSRRRSRLRGEVVYSGSGRDGRDPKSVSSVLGSLISDRGWSSSLDIGKVLGRWPDLVGSQVAQHATPVDFSPPLLVIAADSTTWATQLRVLKPTILRKLEEGLGSATITEIEIKGPQGRTFKRGRRSVAGRGPRDTFG; from the coding sequence ATGAGCGGCATCGAACGGGACTACTCCACTCCCGTCGCCGCCCTCGAAGCCCTCGACCGAGTACGGCGGATGGAGGTCACCGAAGCGAAGTTCGTCCGCAGCCGTCGACGTTCACGTCTCCGCGGCGAAGTCGTCTACTCCGGATCGGGCCGAGACGGCCGTGACCCGAAATCGGTGTCCTCCGTGCTCGGCTCTCTCATCTCCGACCGCGGTTGGTCGTCCTCACTCGACATCGGCAAGGTGCTCGGCCGGTGGCCCGACCTCGTCGGGTCCCAAGTGGCCCAGCACGCGACTCCCGTCGACTTCTCTCCTCCGCTGCTGGTCATCGCGGCGGACTCGACGACCTGGGCGACCCAGCTGCGAGTGCTCAAACCGACGATCCTGCGCAAGCTCGAGGAAGGCCTGGGCTCGGCGACGATCACCGAGATCGAGATCAAGGGGCCACAGGGGCGCACCTTCAAACGCGGCCGACGATCGGTGGCCGGCCGCGGACCCAGGGACACATTCGGCTGA
- the gyrB gene encoding DNA topoisomerase (ATP-hydrolyzing) subunit B — MTTEDQPHYDAGDITVLEGLEAVRKRPGMYIGSTSERGLHHLVQEIVDNSVDEAMAGYCDHIEVTILADGGVRVSDDGRGMPVAMHPTEGKPTVEVILTILHAGGKFGGGGYAVAGGLHGVGSTVVNALSERLEVEVKRDGYVWNMDFVRGVPTGELQRGEATDATGTTVTFWPDGSIFETTDFSYEYLRARFQQMAFLNKGLKISLTDERHNEVDDEDVQIDEDEANEWKPRTVTYEYANGLLDYVEYLNSTKKADLVHPDVIVFEAEEGEQTLALEIAMQWTTSYNESVHTYANVINTHEGGTHEEGFRTALTSLVNAYAKDQKLLRDKDPNLTGDDIREGLTAVISVKLGDPQFEGQTKTKLGNSEVKGFVQRVVRDELGHWFESNPAQAKDVVRKALQASQARLAARKAREATRRKGLLESSGMPGKLKDCQSKDPSVSEVFIVEGDSAGGSATQGRNPNTQAILPLRGKILNVEKARLDRALGNNEVQAMITAFGTGIGEEFDLEKLRYHKIVLMADADVDGQHITTLLLTLIFRYMKPLIEHGYVYLATPPLYRIKWSNAPHQFAYTDKERDGLLETGRAAGKRLPKDLAIQRYKGLGEMNYEELWETTMDPDHRLLKQVSLDDAIVADEIFTVLMGDDVDSRRRFIQENAKDVRFLDI; from the coding sequence ATGACGACCGAGGATCAGCCTCATTATGATGCCGGCGACATCACTGTGCTCGAGGGTCTCGAGGCAGTCCGGAAACGACCCGGCATGTACATCGGTTCGACCTCGGAACGCGGTCTCCACCACCTCGTTCAGGAGATCGTCGACAACTCGGTCGACGAGGCGATGGCCGGCTATTGCGACCATATCGAGGTCACCATCCTCGCCGACGGCGGCGTCCGCGTATCCGACGACGGCCGTGGAATGCCGGTGGCCATGCACCCGACGGAGGGCAAGCCGACCGTCGAGGTGATCCTCACGATCCTCCATGCCGGCGGCAAGTTCGGCGGCGGCGGTTATGCCGTGGCCGGCGGTCTCCATGGTGTGGGTTCGACCGTCGTCAACGCGCTGTCCGAACGACTCGAAGTCGAGGTCAAGCGCGACGGCTATGTGTGGAACATGGACTTCGTCCGCGGTGTGCCCACCGGCGAACTGCAGCGCGGCGAGGCGACCGATGCGACCGGCACGACCGTGACCTTCTGGCCGGATGGCTCGATCTTCGAGACCACGGACTTCTCCTACGAATACCTGCGTGCGCGCTTCCAACAGATGGCCTTCCTCAACAAGGGCCTGAAGATCAGCCTCACCGATGAGCGCCACAACGAGGTCGATGACGAGGATGTCCAGATCGACGAGGACGAGGCGAACGAGTGGAAGCCGCGCACCGTCACCTACGAATACGCGAACGGCCTGCTCGACTATGTCGAGTACCTCAACTCGACGAAGAAGGCCGATCTCGTCCACCCCGATGTCATCGTCTTCGAAGCCGAAGAGGGCGAACAGACTCTGGCGCTCGAGATCGCGATGCAGTGGACGACGTCGTACAACGAGTCCGTTCACACCTACGCGAACGTCATCAACACCCATGAGGGCGGTACTCACGAAGAGGGCTTCCGCACGGCACTGACCTCGCTGGTCAACGCGTATGCGAAGGATCAGAAGCTGCTGCGCGACAAGGATCCCAACCTCACCGGCGACGATATCCGCGAGGGACTCACCGCCGTCATCTCCGTCAAGCTCGGCGACCCCCAGTTCGAAGGTCAGACGAAGACGAAGCTCGGCAACTCCGAGGTCAAGGGCTTCGTCCAGCGCGTGGTCCGCGACGAACTCGGACACTGGTTCGAGTCGAACCCGGCCCAGGCCAAGGACGTGGTGCGCAAGGCGCTGCAGGCCTCCCAGGCCCGGCTAGCCGCACGTAAAGCCCGTGAGGCCACCCGCCGCAAGGGACTGCTCGAGTCCTCGGGCATGCCCGGCAAGCTCAAGGACTGCCAGTCGAAGGACCCTTCCGTATCCGAAGTCTTCATCGTCGAGGGTGACTCGGCCGGCGGCTCGGCGACTCAGGGCCGCAACCCGAACACCCAGGCGATCCTGCCGCTGCGCGGAAAGATCCTCAACGTGGAAAAGGCTCGCCTCGACCGAGCGCTGGGCAACAACGAAGTCCAGGCGATGATCACGGCCTTCGGCACCGGCATCGGTGAGGAGTTCGACCTCGAGAAGCTGCGGTACCACAAGATCGTCCTCATGGCCGACGCCGATGTCGACGGACAGCACATCACGACCCTGCTGCTGACGCTGATCTTCCGGTACATGAAGCCGCTCATCGAGCACGGCTACGTCTACCTCGCCACCCCGCCGCTCTACCGCATCAAGTGGTCGAACGCACCGCACCAGTTCGCGTACACGGACAAGGAGCGCGACGGACTCCTCGAGACCGGGCGGGCCGCAGGCAAGCGACTGCCCAAGGACCTCGCGATCCAGCGCTACAAGGGTCTGGGCGAGATGAACTACGAGGAGCTGTGGGAGACGACGATGGATCCCGACCACCGGCTGCTGAAGCAGGTGTCGCTGGACGACGCGATCGTCGCCGATGAGATCTTCACCGTCCTCATGGGCGATGACGTGGATTCGCGTCGCCGCTTCATCCAGGAGAACGCGAAGGACGTCCGCTTCCTCGACATCTGA
- the dnaA gene encoding chromosomal replication initiator protein DnaA: MSNSKNELISRWRTVVSTLDQDPELTAHQKGFLSLAVPKALVDNALVLLAVRDEHTRRTIETRLLGPLTREFSKVLGFEVTFGFVVDPELDVPIRFEDLIGEPTPGTQFPIDPVTSTSATGSPEPTRTEAAEPVRPAPADHSTPGFAQPNQGQPGQGQPAAQTPNTQMPPQAQTSAPQTPTQQPPRVPADSGMTDREMKIAEATAAPMGPPVDAPGVAQLNPKYTFDTFVIGASNRFAHAAAFAVAEAPAKAYNPLFIYGDSGLGKTHLLHAIGYYATQLFPEIRVKYVSSEEFVNDFINTIGSSKTSNALRPAFQRRYREVDILMIDDIQFLQGKDATVEEFFHTFNALHNEAKQVVITSDQPPKMLKGFEERLRSRFEWGLLTDVQPPDMETRFAILRRKAAAEQLDVPDDVLEYIASRVSSNIRELEGALIRVTAFANLNDQQIDVSLAETVLKDFITPDDTPAVTAADIMGQTAAYFSLTLDDLCGTSRSRTLTTARQIAMYLCRELTDLSLPKIGQAFGGRDHTTVMHANKKIRTQMAERRAVYTQVTELTNRIKQQHRL, translated from the coding sequence GTGTCGAATTCCAAGAACGAGCTCATCAGCCGCTGGCGCACGGTGGTCTCAACCCTGGATCAGGACCCGGAACTCACGGCCCACCAGAAGGGATTCCTCTCCCTGGCTGTGCCCAAAGCCCTCGTCGACAATGCTCTCGTCCTTCTCGCCGTGCGCGACGAACACACCCGCCGCACCATCGAGACCCGACTGCTCGGCCCCCTGACCAGGGAGTTCTCCAAGGTCCTCGGGTTCGAGGTGACTTTCGGCTTCGTCGTCGATCCCGAACTCGACGTGCCGATCCGCTTCGAAGATCTCATCGGAGAACCCACCCCGGGAACTCAGTTTCCCATCGATCCGGTCACCTCCACCTCGGCGACGGGATCGCCGGAACCCACCCGCACCGAGGCGGCCGAACCGGTGCGCCCTGCCCCAGCCGATCATTCGACCCCCGGATTCGCCCAGCCGAACCAGGGCCAACCGGGTCAGGGCCAGCCCGCCGCGCAGACTCCGAACACTCAGATGCCGCCGCAGGCGCAGACATCGGCACCGCAGACGCCCACCCAGCAGCCGCCTCGTGTACCGGCCGATTCGGGGATGACCGACCGTGAGATGAAGATCGCCGAGGCGACCGCCGCCCCGATGGGCCCGCCCGTCGATGCTCCCGGCGTCGCCCAGCTCAACCCGAAGTACACCTTCGACACCTTCGTCATCGGCGCATCCAACCGTTTCGCCCACGCCGCGGCGTTCGCCGTCGCCGAGGCACCGGCCAAGGCCTACAACCCTCTGTTCATCTACGGGGACTCGGGATTGGGCAAAACCCACCTGCTCCATGCGATCGGCTACTACGCCACTCAGCTGTTCCCCGAGATCCGCGTGAAGTACGTCTCCAGCGAAGAGTTCGTCAACGACTTCATCAACACGATCGGTTCGTCGAAGACCTCGAACGCCCTGCGTCCGGCCTTCCAGCGCCGCTACCGTGAGGTCGACATCCTCATGATCGACGACATCCAGTTCCTGCAGGGCAAGGATGCGACCGTCGAGGAGTTCTTCCATACCTTCAATGCGCTGCACAACGAGGCCAAGCAGGTCGTCATCACCTCCGATCAGCCGCCGAAGATGCTCAAGGGCTTCGAAGAGCGGCTGCGCTCCCGCTTCGAATGGGGTCTGCTCACGGACGTGCAGCCGCCGGATATGGAGACCCGGTTCGCGATTCTGCGCCGCAAGGCAGCAGCCGAACAGCTCGACGTCCCCGATGATGTCCTCGAATACATCGCCTCCCGGGTGTCCTCGAACATCCGCGAGCTCGAAGGCGCCCTCATCCGGGTAACGGCTTTCGCCAACCTCAACGATCAGCAGATCGACGTCTCCTTGGCCGAGACCGTCCTCAAGGACTTCATCACCCCCGATGACACCCCTGCAGTCACGGCCGCGGACATCATGGGTCAGACCGCTGCCTACTTCAGCCTCACCCTCGATGACCTGTGCGGAACCTCCCGGTCCCGGACGCTGACCACGGCAAGACAGATCGCCATGTATCTGTGCCGTGAGCTCACCGACCTCTCCCTGCCCAAGATCGGACAGGCGTTCGGTGGACGCGATCACACGACCGTTATGCATGCGAACAAGAAGATTCGAACTCAGATGGCCGAAAGACGGGCCGTCTACACACAGGTCACCGAACTCACAAACCGCATTAAACAACAGCACCGCCTATAG
- the recF gene encoding DNA replication/repair protein RecF (All proteins in this family for which functions are known are DNA-binding proteins that assist the filamentation of RecA onto DNA for the initiation of recombination or recombinational repair.), with amino-acid sequence MWISRLSLRDYRSYPELDLEFSPGVTTFVADNGTGKTNIVEAIGYLAHQRSHRVAFDAPLVHEGRPAATVSALVNRDQRHATVEVTIQAKGANRARVNRNAVKLKDILGLVSCVVFAPEDLSLVRGEPAERRSWIDTLVVARNPRFASIITDFERALKQRNALLKRLREDRDPGLEATLDIWNMAYADSAAELVFGRQRILADIVEPLQTNFAYIAADARLERQGAHIAYGSRIDYSQAESAADCKELLLAALDRRRTTEIERGLTLHGPGRDDLSLTIGTHPAKGYASHGETWSLALAMQLAGWDLLSADAGSAAEQPILVLDDVFAELDTGRRQRLASRVTSAEQVFITSAVDSDLPDGLEGVRIDQSRLLQSSAT; translated from the coding sequence ATGTGGATATCCCGACTCTCCCTGCGTGACTATCGGTCGTATCCGGAGCTCGACCTCGAGTTCTCACCCGGAGTCACGACATTCGTGGCTGACAACGGGACCGGGAAGACCAATATCGTCGAGGCGATCGGGTACCTCGCTCATCAGCGCTCCCACCGGGTCGCGTTCGACGCTCCTCTCGTCCACGAGGGCAGACCGGCGGCGACAGTGTCGGCACTGGTCAACCGGGATCAGCGCCACGCCACCGTCGAGGTGACCATCCAGGCCAAAGGAGCCAATCGAGCCCGGGTCAACCGCAATGCGGTGAAGCTCAAAGACATCCTCGGCCTCGTCTCCTGCGTCGTCTTCGCCCCCGAGGATCTCAGCCTGGTGCGGGGCGAACCGGCCGAACGCCGCTCCTGGATCGACACCCTCGTCGTGGCGCGCAACCCGCGCTTCGCCTCGATCATCACGGACTTCGAACGGGCACTCAAACAGCGCAATGCTCTGCTCAAACGGCTCCGCGAGGACCGCGATCCCGGCCTCGAGGCGACCCTCGACATCTGGAACATGGCCTACGCGGACTCCGCGGCCGAGCTCGTCTTCGGTCGGCAGCGGATCCTCGCCGACATCGTCGAGCCGCTGCAGACGAACTTCGCCTATATCGCCGCCGACGCCCGACTGGAGCGGCAAGGTGCCCATATCGCCTACGGTTCGCGCATCGACTACTCGCAGGCCGAGTCCGCGGCCGACTGCAAGGAGCTGCTGCTCGCAGCCCTCGACCGTCGCCGGACGACGGAGATCGAGCGCGGACTGACCCTGCACGGACCCGGCCGCGATGATCTGTCGCTGACGATCGGAACGCATCCGGCCAAGGGGTACGCCTCTCACGGGGAGACGTGGTCTCTGGCGCTGGCGATGCAGCTGGCGGGCTGGGATCTGCTCTCCGCCGATGCCGGAAGTGCCGCCGAACAGCCGATCCTCGTCCTCGACGACGTCTTCGCCGAACTCGACACCGGTCGACGGCAGCGTCTGGCCTCCAGAGTGACCTCGGCCGAACAGGTCTTCATCACCTCGGCCGTCGACTCCGATCTGCCCGATGGCCTCGAGGGAGTCCGGATCGACCAGTCCCGCCTCCTGCAGAGCAGCGCAACATGA
- the dnaN gene encoding DNA polymerase III subunit beta gives MNAEASPLKFKVNRDVLADAVAWATKTLPNRPSAPVLTGILITAEAGGTVRLAVFDYEVSSRVEIVADVASAGTVLVSGRLLADISKALPNQEVTLEQIDAKVDVTCGSSRFSLMTMPVAEYPALPQIPDDSGTVSAGEFQNAVSQVTIATSKDDTLPILTSVRVEIEGEKVTMLATDRYRLAVREFTWNPGRPDVSAVALLRGRTLSDVSKSLGGDVTIGLSTDAGKDLISFTSAGRVTTSLLIEGEYPKVRSLFPDSVPIHAIVETAVLREAVRRVSLVAERNTPLRFEVTDGMLTLHAGTGDDAQASEAVEATLQGDEITVGFNPHYIAEGLAAVESPYVNFSFTQPMKPVIISGQKELDGPADESYRYLLMPTRI, from the coding sequence GTGAACGCGGAAGCATCCCCCTTGAAGTTCAAAGTCAATCGCGACGTTCTCGCTGACGCTGTTGCCTGGGCAACCAAGACTCTGCCCAACCGTCCTTCCGCTCCGGTCCTCACCGGCATCCTCATCACCGCCGAAGCCGGCGGCACAGTGCGCCTGGCCGTCTTCGACTACGAAGTCTCTTCCCGTGTCGAGATCGTCGCCGATGTCGCCTCCGCAGGAACGGTCCTCGTCTCCGGCCGTCTGCTCGCCGACATCTCCAAGGCGCTGCCGAACCAAGAGGTCACGCTCGAACAGATCGATGCGAAGGTCGACGTCACCTGCGGATCCTCCCGCTTCTCGCTGATGACGATGCCCGTGGCCGAATACCCGGCACTGCCGCAGATTCCCGACGACTCCGGCACCGTTTCGGCCGGAGAGTTCCAGAACGCCGTCTCACAAGTCACGATCGCGACCTCGAAGGACGACACCCTGCCGATCCTCACCAGCGTTCGCGTCGAGATCGAGGGCGAGAAGGTCACCATGCTCGCCACCGACCGCTACCGTCTGGCCGTGCGCGAATTCACCTGGAACCCGGGACGTCCAGACGTCTCGGCCGTGGCCCTGCTGCGCGGACGCACACTCTCCGATGTCTCGAAGTCCCTCGGCGGAGATGTCACCATCGGTCTGAGCACCGACGCCGGCAAGGACCTCATCTCCTTCACCTCGGCGGGCCGAGTCACCACCTCGCTGCTCATCGAAGGCGAATACCCCAAGGTCAGGTCGCTGTTCCCGGATTCGGTTCCGATCCACGCCATCGTCGAGACCGCCGTGCTGCGTGAAGCCGTGCGCCGTGTCTCGCTCGTGGCCGAACGCAACACCCCGCTGCGCTTCGAGGTCACCGACGGAATGCTCACCCTCCACGCCGGCACCGGTGACGACGCTCAGGCTTCCGAAGCCGTCGAAGCCACACTTCAGGGCGACGAGATCACCGTCGGCTTCAACCCTCACTACATCGCCGAAGGTCTCGCCGCTGTCGAGAGTCCGTACGTGAACTTCTCCTTCACCCAGCCGATGAAGCCGGTCATCATCTCCGGGCAGAAGGAACTCGACGGTCCTGCCGACGAGTCCTATCGCTATCTGCTCATGCCCACGCGCATCTGA
- the gyrA gene encoding DNA gyrase subunit A, whose amino-acid sequence MADENDIGTEINRIEQVDLNLEMQRSYLDYAMSVIVGRALPDVRDGLKPVHRRVLYAMFDGGYRPDRNFSKCSRVVGDVMGQYHPHGDTAIYDAMVRLVQPWTMRYPLVAGQGNFGSPGDDGAAAPRYTECKMAPLAMEMVRDIEEGTVDFQDNYDGRNQEPMVLPSRFPNLLVNGSAGIAVGMATNIPPHNLREVAQGAQWLLSHPEASKEEALEALLGIVKGPDFPMGATVLGRKGIEDTYRTGRGSITQRAVVEVEEIQGRTCLVVTQLPYMVNPDTLAAKIASYVKDGKVAGIADLRDESSGRTGQRLVIVLKRDAVAKVVLNNLYKHTSLQENFSANMLALVDSVPRTLSIDSFLRLWVKHQIEVIVRRTQFRLRKAEERAHILRGYLKALDALDEVIALIRRSPSSDEARTGLMELLEVDELQANAILDLQLRRLAALERLKIQEEAEKIEQQIAEYNHILATPARQREIVSEELDEIVERYGDDRRTKILAGFDGDVSMEDLIPEEEVVVTITRGGYAKRTQTHLYRAQHRGGKGIKGAALRGDDVVEQFFVTSTHNWLLFFTNTGRVYRAKAYELPEGSRDAKGQHVANLLALQPGETIAQVLSIRDYEVADFLILATRSGVVKKTRLSEYDSNRTGGVIAINLREYKGQPDELVSARIVGAEDHLLLISRKGMSIRFAADDESIRPLGRVTGGVTGMKFKDDDELLTMDVVRPDTHVFVVTEAGFAKRTPVDEYRLQGRGGLGIRVAKITEQRGDLVGGLIVEDGEEVLVVMERGKIVRSSIDEVPAKGRNTMGVVFAKPDKKDRIIAVTRGPEAEVEDEIESEDDAEVPEGEVAEPQTGNEDVEE is encoded by the coding sequence TTGGCCGACGAGAACGATATCGGAACAGAAATCAACCGGATCGAACAGGTTGATCTCAACCTCGAGATGCAGAGGTCGTACCTCGATTACGCGATGAGCGTGATCGTCGGACGTGCCCTGCCCGACGTCCGCGACGGACTCAAGCCCGTCCACCGCCGCGTGCTCTACGCGATGTTCGACGGCGGCTACCGGCCGGACCGCAACTTCTCCAAGTGCTCCCGCGTCGTCGGCGACGTCATGGGCCAGTACCACCCGCACGGTGACACGGCGATCTACGATGCCATGGTCCGTCTCGTGCAGCCGTGGACGATGCGCTATCCGCTCGTGGCAGGACAGGGCAACTTCGGATCCCCGGGCGACGACGGAGCGGCCGCACCGCGTTATACCGAGTGCAAGATGGCGCCCCTGGCCATGGAGATGGTCCGGGACATCGAAGAAGGCACCGTCGACTTCCAGGACAACTACGACGGTCGCAACCAGGAACCCATGGTTCTGCCCTCCAGGTTCCCGAACCTGCTGGTCAACGGCTCGGCCGGCATCGCCGTGGGTATGGCCACGAACATTCCTCCGCACAACCTGCGGGAAGTTGCCCAGGGCGCACAGTGGTTGCTGTCCCACCCGGAGGCGAGCAAAGAAGAGGCACTCGAAGCCCTCCTCGGCATCGTCAAGGGACCCGACTTCCCGATGGGCGCGACGGTCCTCGGCCGCAAGGGCATCGAGGACACCTACCGCACCGGTCGCGGATCGATCACTCAGCGAGCCGTCGTCGAGGTCGAAGAGATCCAGGGCCGCACCTGCCTCGTCGTCACCCAGCTGCCGTACATGGTCAACCCGGACACCCTGGCCGCGAAGATCGCCTCCTACGTCAAGGACGGCAAGGTCGCCGGCATCGCCGATCTGCGCGACGAGTCCTCGGGCCGCACCGGTCAGCGCTTGGTCATCGTGCTCAAGCGCGATGCCGTGGCCAAGGTCGTGCTCAACAACCTGTACAAGCACACCTCGCTGCAGGAGAACTTCTCCGCGAACATGCTGGCCCTCGTCGACAGCGTGCCGCGCACACTGAGCATCGACTCGTTCCTGCGGCTGTGGGTCAAGCACCAGATCGAAGTCATCGTCCGTCGTACGCAGTTCCGGCTGCGCAAGGCCGAAGAGCGCGCTCATATCCTGCGCGGCTACCTCAAGGCCCTCGACGCCCTCGACGAAGTCATCGCCCTGATCCGCCGCTCCCCGTCCTCGGACGAGGCGCGGACCGGTCTGATGGAGCTGCTCGAGGTCGACGAACTTCAGGCCAATGCGATCCTCGACCTGCAGCTGCGCCGTCTGGCCGCACTGGAGCGTCTGAAGATCCAGGAAGAGGCCGAGAAGATCGAGCAGCAGATCGCCGAGTACAACCACATCCTGGCAACCCCGGCTCGCCAGCGTGAGATCGTGTCCGAGGAACTCGACGAGATCGTCGAACGCTACGGTGATGATCGCCGCACGAAGATCCTCGCCGGATTCGACGGAGATGTGTCCATGGAGGACCTCATCCCCGAGGAAGAGGTCGTCGTCACGATCACCCGCGGCGGCTACGCGAAGCGGACCCAGACTCACCTCTACCGTGCTCAGCACCGCGGCGGCAAGGGCATCAAGGGCGCGGCGCTGCGCGGCGACGACGTCGTCGAACAGTTCTTCGTCACCTCGACCCACAACTGGCTGCTGTTCTTCACGAACACCGGTCGCGTGTACCGGGCGAAGGCCTATGAGCTGCCCGAGGGCTCACGGGACGCCAAGGGCCAGCACGTGGCGAACCTGCTCGCCCTCCAGCCGGGTGAGACGATCGCACAGGTGCTGTCGATCCGGGACTACGAGGTAGCCGACTTCCTCATCCTCGCCACCCGGTCCGGTGTGGTGAAGAAGACCCGCCTGAGCGAGTACGACTCGAACCGCACCGGCGGTGTCATCGCCATCAACCTGCGCGAATACAAGGGTCAGCCCGATGAGCTGGTCTCGGCCCGCATCGTCGGTGCCGAGGATCACCTGCTGCTGATCTCGCGGAAGGGCATGTCGATCCGCTTCGCCGCCGATGACGAGTCGATCCGTCCCCTGGGCCGAGTCACCGGTGGCGTCACCGGTATGAAGTTCAAAGACGACGACGAGCTGCTGACGATGGACGTCGTTCGGCCGGACACCCACGTCTTCGTCGTCACTGAAGCCGGGTTCGCCAAGCGCACCCCGGTCGACGAGTACCGCCTGCAGGGGCGCGGCGGTCTGGGAATCCGGGTTGCGAAGATCACCGAACAGCGCGGAGACTTGGTGGGCGGACTCATCGTCGAAGACGGTGAGGAGGTCCTCGTGGTCATGGAGCGAGGTAAGATCGTTCGGTCGAGCATCGATGAAGTTCCGGCGAAGGGACGCAACACCATGGGTGTGGTGTTCGCGAAACCGGATAAGAAAGATCGTATTATCGCAGTGACCCGTGGTCCCGAAGCCGAGGTCGAAGACGAGATCGAAAGCGAAGACGATGCCGAAGTCCCGGAAGGTGAGGTCGCAGAGCCTCAGACCGGCAACGAGGATGTGGAAGAGTGA